In Flavobacterium sp. WV_118_3, one DNA window encodes the following:
- a CDS encoding response regulator transcription factor — MSKYKILYAEDDETLAFLTKDNLELNGYAVFHCPNGENCLEQFKSGSFDICILDIMMPKIDGFELASAIRQIDTEIPIIFLSAKTLKEDRIKGLRLGADDYLVKPFSIEELLLKIEIFLKRSQKKVLPEKNSYTVGAFEFDAENYTLSKGSSKTVLTQREAELLKLFLDNKNTVLKREQILTALWGTDDYFMGRSLDVFISRLRKLLSEEDGIQIENLHGIGFKFNIKA; from the coding sequence ATGTCAAAATATAAAATCCTATACGCTGAAGACGATGAAACCCTGGCTTTTCTAACCAAAGATAATTTGGAACTAAATGGTTATGCCGTTTTTCATTGTCCGAACGGGGAAAATTGTCTCGAACAATTTAAATCAGGTTCTTTTGACATTTGTATTTTGGATATTATGATGCCGAAAATCGACGGTTTTGAACTGGCTTCTGCCATTCGGCAAATCGATACAGAGATCCCGATCATCTTTCTTTCGGCTAAAACCTTAAAAGAAGATCGGATTAAAGGATTACGTCTGGGTGCCGATGATTATCTTGTAAAGCCTTTTAGCATCGAGGAATTGTTGCTAAAAATTGAGATTTTTCTAAAACGCTCGCAAAAGAAAGTCTTACCCGAAAAAAACAGCTATACTGTTGGCGCTTTTGAGTTTGATGCTGAAAATTATACCTTGAGTAAGGGTTCATCAAAAACAGTATTGACACAACGCGAAGCCGAGCTTTTAAAATTATTCCTGGATAACAAAAATACCGTACTGAAACGGGAACAGATACTCACGGCCTTATGGGGTACCGATGATTATTTTATGGGGCGTAGTCTTGATGTTTTTATCTCCAGACTTCGCAAACTGTTATCGGAAGAAGACGGTATACAAATAGAAAACCTGCATGGTATCGGTTTTAAATTTAATATCAAAGCCTAA
- the rimO gene encoding 30S ribosomal protein S12 methylthiotransferase RimO — MRTKSLKKNKINVITLGCSKNVYDSEVLMGQLKASGKDVQHEAPKNDEGNIIVINTCGFINNAKEESVNTILEYVDKKEQGIVDKVFVTGCLSERYRPDLEKEIPDVDRYFGTTELPLLLKALGADYKHELLGERLTTTPKNYAYLKIAEGCDRPCSFCAIPLMRGKHVSQPIEKLVKEAEGLAAKGVKELILIAQDLTYYGLDLYKKRNLAELLENLVQVDGIEWIRLHYAFPSGFPMDVLDLMKREPKICNYIDIPLQHISDNILKSMRRGTTYEKTTKLLKDFREAVPGMAIRTTLIVGYPGETEEDFQILKNWVEEMRFERLGCFAYSHEENTHAYLLEDDVPEEVKQQRAAEIMDIQAQISWDLNQEKIGQTFRCIIDRKEGGYFIGRTEFDSPDVDNEVLIDATQHYLKTGDFTMIKITDATEFDLYGEPV; from the coding sequence ATGAGAACCAAGTCTTTAAAGAAAAACAAAATCAATGTCATCACTTTAGGTTGTTCTAAAAATGTTTACGACAGTGAAGTACTGATGGGTCAGTTAAAAGCCAGCGGGAAGGACGTGCAACACGAAGCACCTAAAAATGATGAAGGAAACATTATTGTGATCAACACTTGTGGGTTTATCAATAATGCCAAAGAAGAATCTGTTAATACGATTCTGGAATATGTCGACAAAAAAGAACAGGGTATCGTAGATAAGGTTTTTGTAACCGGATGTTTGTCGGAACGATACCGCCCGGATCTTGAAAAAGAAATCCCGGATGTGGACCGTTATTTCGGTACTACCGAATTGCCATTGCTTTTAAAAGCTTTGGGAGCCGATTACAAACACGAACTTTTAGGAGAACGTCTAACGACAACACCTAAAAACTATGCTTATCTGAAAATTGCCGAAGGTTGTGACCGTCCGTGTAGTTTTTGCGCGATTCCGCTCATGCGCGGAAAACACGTTTCACAACCCATTGAAAAACTGGTAAAAGAAGCTGAAGGTTTAGCTGCCAAAGGTGTAAAAGAACTGATTTTAATCGCTCAGGATTTAACCTATTACGGACTGGATTTATATAAAAAACGAAATTTAGCCGAGTTACTGGAAAATCTGGTACAAGTAGATGGAATCGAATGGATTCGCTTGCATTATGCCTTCCCTTCCGGGTTTCCGATGGATGTATTAGACCTGATGAAACGCGAACCTAAAATCTGTAACTATATTGATATTCCATTACAGCATATTTCTGACAATATCCTTAAATCGATGCGCCGTGGAACAACGTATGAAAAAACGACCAAACTGCTAAAAGATTTCCGCGAAGCCGTTCCGGGAATGGCTATCCGTACTACGCTAATCGTAGGTTATCCGGGAGAAACCGAAGAAGATTTCCAAATCCTGAAAAACTGGGTGGAAGAAATGCGTTTTGAGCGTTTGGGTTGTTTTGCGTATTCACACGAAGAGAATACCCATGCGTATTTACTGGAAGACGATGTTCCGGAAGAAGTAAAACAACAACGTGCTGCAGAAATCATGGATATTCAGGCGCAAATTTCATGGGATCTGAATCAGGAAAAAATCGGACAGACATTCCGTTGTATTATCGATCGTAAAGAAGGTGGTTACTTTATCGGACGTACCGAATTTGACAGTCCGGATGTGGATAACGAGGTCTTGATTGATGCGACGCAACATTATTTAAAAACCGGTGATTTTACGATGATCAAAATCACGGATGCCACAGAATTCGACTTATACGGGGAACCGGTATAA
- a CDS encoding T9SS type A sorting domain-containing protein — translation MKKTLLAFTLLSSLSAFTQNFTLVSNSGIVPVQYSTCKFADIDGDGDLDLFAMGGSPNAGSSRMYKNDGTGHFTLHDDQTFIKSREGGTAFGDVNGDGFPDLIVSGNANGVNTKLYLNDGAGNFSLSPNSNFIGTMNGDVNMADFDNDGDQDILITGMYTSNGFAMALYTNDGTGVFTRNLQSGLESYGMYLASVVVADVNGDGKQDIVTSGKVGINATATNIRIFLNQGDGVFAHHPQPAITALLGKVALADVDNDGDQDLLIAGNMPSSSGNPALWFRMQLYYNDGNANFTMAEGMPFVGIGDNLAIAFADVNNDGYQDILSMGRKYSETTVGNNIQEANLYLNDGTGGYIKMEDMPFTSHSTGNIVFADVDNDGDQDVLITGIGTGTTAVAKLYRNGQVLSTDDHNAKTIAVYPNPVQDKVYLTLPDQVIQEIQIYTLSGALVGTEKPNATMASLDCSRLSSGVYLVAVTTVDGNKSWTKIVKQ, via the coding sequence ATGAAAAAAACACTACTTGCTTTTACGCTATTAAGTTCTCTTAGCGCATTTACTCAAAATTTCACCCTGGTTTCCAATTCCGGAATTGTTCCGGTTCAATATAGTACCTGTAAGTTTGCTGATATTGATGGCGATGGCGATCTGGATTTATTCGCCATGGGTGGAAGTCCGAATGCCGGTAGTAGCCGGATGTATAAAAACGACGGAACCGGTCATTTTACTTTACACGATGATCAAACATTTATTAAAAGTCGTGAAGGCGGTACTGCTTTTGGCGATGTGAATGGAGATGGCTTTCCGGATTTAATAGTTTCGGGAAATGCCAACGGCGTAAATACAAAATTATATTTAAATGACGGAGCCGGCAACTTTAGTTTGTCGCCAAATTCGAACTTTATCGGGACAATGAATGGTGATGTGAATATGGCCGATTTTGATAACGATGGCGATCAGGATATTCTGATAACCGGAATGTACACCAGTAATGGTTTTGCGATGGCGTTATATACCAATGACGGGACTGGAGTATTTACGCGTAATCTTCAAAGCGGATTGGAATCCTACGGTATGTATCTGGCTTCTGTGGTAGTGGCCGATGTGAATGGCGATGGGAAACAGGATATTGTAACATCGGGAAAAGTTGGTATTAATGCTACGGCTACTAATATCAGAATATTTCTAAATCAGGGAGATGGCGTTTTTGCACATCATCCGCAACCGGCTATAACGGCTTTATTGGGAAAGGTGGCTTTGGCGGATGTGGATAACGATGGCGATCAGGATTTACTGATAGCCGGGAATATGCCTTCGTCGTCCGGTAATCCGGCACTTTGGTTCCGTATGCAATTGTATTATAATGACGGAAATGCGAATTTTACAATGGCGGAAGGAATGCCATTTGTAGGGATAGGCGATAATTTGGCGATCGCTTTTGCGGATGTGAATAATGATGGTTACCAGGATATTCTTTCGATGGGGCGGAAATATTCCGAAACGACGGTTGGAAACAACATACAGGAGGCGAATTTATATCTGAATGATGGAACGGGTGGTTATATAAAAATGGAAGATATGCCGTTTACCTCGCATTCCACCGGAAATATTGTATTTGCCGATGTGGATAATGATGGCGATCAGGATGTTTTGATCACTGGTATTGGTACGGGAACGACAGCTGTCGCTAAATTATACCGGAATGGCCAGGTTTTAAGTACCGATGATCATAATGCAAAAACGATAGCGGTTTATCCGAATCCGGTTCAGGATAAAGTATATTTGACATTGCCGGATCAGGTTATTCAGGAGATCCAGATTTATACGCTTAGTGGTGCCTTGGTAGGAACCGAAAAACCGAATGCAACAATGGCTTCTTTAGACTGTAGTCGTTTGAGTAGTGGGGTATATCTGGTAGCGGTAACAACAGTCGATGGAAACAAAAGCTGGACTAAAATCGTAAAGCAATAG
- a CDS encoding ion channel gives MAFLKRISSRAKADENTGFGSNASIYGARFVNKDGNANVRKVGIGITERISWYHAMIDVPRWKFMFIIFAFYLIVNFIFACIYFLLGVQHLQGINANTDVDQFGQAFFFSAQTFTTVGYGHISPTGFMTSFVASVEALFGLLSFAIATGLFYGRFSKPKALIRFSDNAVIAPYKEGKALMLRMTPYKNTNLMEAEAKATIGLSLEEDGKKVNKFFSLDLELDKINMLTLSWTLVHPITENSPLYTFTEADYKNQKGEILIFVKVFDDMFSTTVVKRTSYTLREVIYDARFLPMFEADRDSDETILYVDKLNAIEKIQL, from the coding sequence ATGGCATTCCTAAAGCGCATCAGTTCCAGAGCTAAAGCAGATGAAAATACCGGTTTTGGGAGTAATGCTTCCATTTATGGGGCACGATTTGTAAACAAAGATGGAAATGCCAATGTCCGGAAAGTGGGAATCGGTATAACAGAGCGTATCAGTTGGTACCATGCGATGATCGATGTACCACGCTGGAAATTTATGTTTATCATTTTCGCCTTTTATCTGATCGTAAATTTTATTTTTGCCTGTATTTATTTTTTACTTGGTGTACAACATTTACAAGGAATTAATGCCAATACAGATGTTGATCAGTTTGGGCAGGCGTTCTTTTTTAGTGCGCAGACCTTTACTACTGTAGGTTACGGACATATTAGTCCGACCGGTTTTATGACCAGTTTTGTCGCTTCAGTCGAAGCCTTATTCGGATTGTTGAGCTTCGCTATTGCTACCGGTTTATTTTACGGAAGGTTCAGTAAGCCCAAAGCTTTGATCCGTTTTTCGGATAATGCGGTCATTGCGCCTTATAAAGAAGGAAAAGCGTTAATGCTGCGAATGACACCCTATAAGAATACCAACCTGATGGAAGCCGAAGCTAAGGCAACAATTGGATTAAGTCTGGAAGAAGACGGTAAAAAAGTCAATAAGTTTTTTTCACTTGATCTCGAATTGGACAAAATTAATATGCTAACATTAAGCTGGACGTTGGTACATCCCATTACCGAAAATAGTCCATTATATACCTTTACCGAAGCGGATTATAAAAATCAGAAAGGCGAAATTCTGATTTTTGTGAAAGTTTTTGACGATATGTTTAGTACTACCGTCGTAAAACGCACTTCGTATACTTTACGCGAAGTAATTTATGACGCCCGTTTTTTACCGATGTTTGAAGCCGACCGTGATAGTGATGAGACAATACTGTATGTGGATAAACTGAACGCCATCGAAAAGATACAGTTGTAG
- a CDS encoding HAMP domain-containing sensor histidine kinase — MKINRLNSIIILGLIAIVGIIIAQLLWTKEAFNLEEKKFTQKVHIALLEVAKKLYEGKNHELPANSPINKVSNDYYIVNVDNDFEPEILEYYLKTVFKKFNITTDFEYAMYNCESDEMVYGNYVAISDTSKKENSVYFPKHKNLVYYFAVRFPNETSYLFSSLKFWFILSFALIVILIVYVYSIFTLLQQKKYSELQRDFINNMTHEFKTPLSSILIASNYLSKQEPIQKDPKLDKYAAIIIEQSKKLNHHIEKILNIAKSDDTPLKLQKNDILLASVLQDVTENIQLRYPEAHITVANPDESLQIYGDEFHFTNIVYNLIDNAVKYCEIAPEIHITVSREAHRVRLVFTDNGIGISQKNISFIFDKFYRIPSTKSNEVTGFGLGLYYVHKICKLHNWKITAKSHLGKGTTITLLIPEK; from the coding sequence TTGAAAATTAACCGACTAAACAGTATCATTATTCTCGGATTGATAGCCATTGTGGGAATTATCATCGCACAATTGCTTTGGACCAAAGAGGCTTTTAATCTGGAAGAAAAGAAGTTCACTCAAAAAGTACATATCGCATTACTCGAAGTCGCTAAAAAACTTTACGAAGGTAAGAATCATGAACTTCCGGCCAACAGTCCGATTAATAAAGTGTCTAATGACTATTATATCGTTAATGTCGACAATGATTTTGAACCGGAAATACTCGAATATTATTTAAAAACGGTTTTTAAAAAGTTTAATATTACCACCGATTTCGAATATGCCATGTACAATTGCGAAAGTGATGAAATGGTTTATGGAAATTATGTCGCGATTAGCGACACTTCTAAAAAGGAGAATTCAGTTTATTTCCCAAAACACAAAAACCTGGTCTATTATTTTGCCGTTCGCTTTCCCAATGAAACGTCCTATCTTTTCAGTTCCCTGAAATTTTGGTTTATACTTTCTTTTGCCCTGATTGTGATCCTGATTGTCTATGTATATTCCATTTTCACGCTATTACAGCAGAAAAAATATTCGGAGTTACAACGCGATTTTATTAATAATATGACGCATGAGTTTAAAACACCACTTTCTTCGATTTTGATTGCCTCAAATTACCTCAGCAAACAGGAACCGATACAAAAGGACCCAAAACTGGATAAATATGCTGCTATCATTATTGAACAGAGTAAAAAACTGAACCATCATATCGAAAAAATATTGAATATTGCGAAGTCGGACGATACACCATTAAAACTACAAAAAAATGACATTCTGTTGGCTTCCGTATTACAGGATGTCACCGAAAATATACAATTGCGTTATCCGGAGGCACATATTACAGTGGCAAACCCCGACGAATCGTTACAGATTTATGGCGATGAATTCCATTTTACCAATATTGTGTACAACCTGATCGATAACGCTGTAAAATATTGCGAAATCGCCCCGGAAATTCATATTACTGTTAGCCGGGAAGCCCATCGCGTCCGACTGGTATTTACCGATAACGGAATTGGTATTTCTCAAAAAAATATTTCTTTTATATTTGACAAGTTCTACCGGATTCCAAGCACAAAAAGTAACGAAGTGACCGGTTTCGGATTAGGATTGTACTATGTACATAAAATCTGCAAGCTTCATAACTGGAAAATAACCGCCAAAAGTCACCTAGGAAAAGGAACAACCATAACCCTGTTAATACCTGAAAAATAA
- a CDS encoding B12-binding domain-containing radical SAM protein: protein MKPTTIFLITPPFTQLNTPYPGTAYVKGFLNTKNISSFQADLGIEVILKLFSKEGLTQMFAESERKTETLSDNCQRIIALQDEYIKTIDSVILFLQGKNPTLAHLICQEDFLPEASRFAQLEELDWAFGTMGTQDKAKHLATLYLEDISDLIVECIDPNFGFSRYAERLGRSANSFDELYNYLHQEYTYIDKITLQLLEERLNVINPKIVAFSVPFPGNLYSAFRCAQWIKKHRPEIKVAMGGGFPNTELRSLTDVRVMEFFDFITLDDGEAPVENMIAYVAGKISKDELKRTFILDEGKVVYSNNAACRDYKQSEVGTPDYTDLLLDRYISVIEIVNPMHRMWSDGRWNKLTMAHGCYWGKCTFCDISLDYIKVYEPVAAKMLVDRMEELIAQTGQNGFHFVDEAAPPALMRAVALEILKRKLAVTWWTNIRFEKSFTKDLCLLLKASGCIAVSGGLEVASDRLLELIQKGVTVAQVARVNRNFTEAGIMVHAYLMYGFPTQTAQETIDSLEMVRQLFELGILQSGFWHQFAMTAHSPVGMYPEKFGVLKETETIGSFANNDIAHVDRTGTNHDKFSFGLKKSLFNYMHGICFDYPLQDWFDFKVPRTKVSPDYIYNALQNEDTFTVKPTAKIVWTGGKPVVSYFTKNKKGRQFEMASLTFHDKKESFAIQVNKDDADWLTTVLSKISVTQNKIFTFNEVKADYENADREDFELFWYSKPINTLRSSGLLVL, encoded by the coding sequence ATGAAGCCGACAACAATTTTTCTGATCACACCACCTTTTACGCAGCTCAATACCCCATATCCGGGCACGGCCTATGTAAAGGGATTCCTGAATACCAAAAATATTTCCTCCTTTCAGGCGGATTTGGGGATTGAAGTTATCTTAAAATTGTTTTCAAAAGAAGGGCTAACCCAAATGTTTGCCGAAAGCGAACGGAAAACAGAAACGTTATCAGATAACTGTCAGCGGATTATAGCGTTACAGGATGAATATATCAAAACGATTGATTCGGTTATTTTGTTTCTTCAGGGGAAAAATCCGACGTTGGCACATTTGATATGTCAGGAGGATTTCCTTCCGGAAGCGTCTCGTTTTGCACAATTGGAAGAATTGGATTGGGCTTTTGGTACCATGGGAACACAGGATAAGGCCAAACATTTGGCAACGCTTTATCTGGAAGATATTTCCGATCTGATCGTAGAATGTATCGATCCTAATTTTGGTTTTAGTCGTTATGCAGAGCGATTGGGACGTTCGGCCAATTCTTTTGACGAATTGTACAACTATCTTCATCAGGAATATACTTATATCGATAAAATTACCTTACAGTTATTGGAAGAAAGGTTGAATGTAATAAATCCGAAAATTGTAGCTTTTTCAGTCCCTTTTCCAGGCAATTTGTACAGTGCCTTCCGATGTGCCCAATGGATTAAAAAACACCGACCGGAAATTAAAGTAGCGATGGGAGGTGGTTTCCCCAATACGGAATTACGATCGTTAACGGATGTCAGGGTAATGGAGTTCTTTGATTTTATTACACTCGACGACGGAGAAGCACCGGTAGAAAACATGATCGCCTATGTAGCAGGCAAAATCAGTAAAGATGAACTGAAACGAACCTTTATACTGGACGAAGGTAAGGTGGTTTATAGCAATAACGCAGCCTGTCGGGATTACAAACAATCGGAAGTGGGAACACCGGATTATACCGATCTGTTGCTGGATCGTTATATTTCGGTTATTGAAATTGTAAATCCAATGCACCGAATGTGGAGTGACGGACGCTGGAATAAACTCACGATGGCACATGGATGCTATTGGGGGAAATGTACTTTTTGCGATATTTCATTGGACTATATTAAAGTTTACGAACCTGTCGCGGCCAAAATGTTAGTGGATAGAATGGAGGAGCTGATTGCGCAAACCGGGCAAAATGGCTTCCATTTTGTAGACGAAGCAGCACCGCCTGCCTTGATGCGCGCAGTAGCACTGGAGATATTAAAACGAAAACTGGCGGTGACCTGGTGGACCAATATCCGGTTTGAAAAAAGCTTTACCAAAGACTTGTGTTTGCTGTTAAAAGCGTCCGGTTGTATTGCTGTTTCCGGCGGATTGGAAGTGGCTTCCGACCGTTTACTGGAGTTGATTCAGAAAGGAGTGACGGTAGCGCAGGTTGCCCGGGTAAATCGCAATTTTACCGAAGCCGGAATTATGGTACATGCGTACCTGATGTATGGCTTTCCGACGCAAACGGCACAGGAAACTATCGATAGTCTGGAAATGGTACGGCAATTATTCGAACTTGGAATTCTACAATCCGGATTTTGGCATCAATTTGCGATGACGGCACATAGTCCGGTAGGAATGTATCCCGAAAAATTTGGTGTACTAAAAGAAACGGAGACAATCGGATCGTTTGCCAACAATGATATTGCTCATGTTGATAGAACCGGTACGAATCACGATAAGTTCAGTTTTGGATTAAAAAAATCCTTGTTTAATTATATGCATGGAATCTGTTTTGATTACCCTTTGCAGGATTGGTTTGATTTTAAAGTACCGCGAACAAAAGTTTCGCCGGATTATATTTACAATGCTTTACAGAATGAGGATACTTTTACCGTAAAACCAACGGCTAAAATTGTCTGGACAGGGGGTAAACCGGTCGTGTCGTATTTTACCAAAAATAAAAAAGGAAGGCAGTTTGAAATGGCAAGTCTGACTTTTCACGATAAAAAAGAAAGTTTTGCGATTCAGGTTAATAAAGATGATGCCGATTGGCTAACAACAGTTCTATCCAAAATTTCGGTCACTCAAAATAAAATATTCACATTTAACGAGGTAAAAGCCGATTATGAAAATGCAGATCGTGAAGATTTTGAATTATTCTGGTATTCAAAGCCAATCAATACCTTACGAAGTTCCGGACTTTTGGTATTGTAG
- a CDS encoding DUF1573 domain-containing protein, which produces MKLIKLSVLALALGLMSFAGNPVKTNETVTVSVNAGSPIQWKSETIDLGEIPQGKPAKIDFEFKNTGKTAVIITNVKASCGCTATDYTKTPIAPNGNAKITATFNAAAKGVFTKTVTVTTNAEEAPKVLVFKGTVI; this is translated from the coding sequence ATGAAATTGATCAAACTTTCAGTTTTAGCACTAGCATTAGGATTAATGTCATTTGCTGGTAACCCGGTAAAAACAAACGAAACAGTTACTGTTTCAGTAAATGCAGGATCACCAATCCAATGGAAAAGTGAGACAATTGATTTAGGAGAGATCCCACAAGGAAAACCAGCTAAAATCGATTTCGAATTTAAAAACACCGGAAAAACTGCTGTGATCATTACCAATGTAAAAGCGTCTTGCGGATGTACGGCAACGGATTATACGAAAACGCCAATCGCACCAAACGGAAACGCAAAAATCACTGCTACTTTTAACGCTGCTGCAAAAGGGGTGTTTACCAAAACGGTAACGGTAACAACCAATGCAGAAGAAGCACCAAAAGTACTTGTATTCAAAGGAACAGTTATTTAG